From Calothrix sp. PCC 6303, a single genomic window includes:
- a CDS encoding ABC transporter substrate-binding protein → MRKSLLNFIGLVVAIALSIIGCNYLPLSTKSPTVNITTIKLSGWSASPAEQRLLKSVLRDFEVQHPSIKVKYEVIADQYMDVIKTRLVGEAAPDVFYLDALEAPFLMSQDVIEPLDTYIKPEFDLPDFQEALLNTFKYKNSIYGLPKDYSTLALFYNKQAFANAGLENPPTTWEELRADAKKLTKDTNNDGRIDQYGFGETPELARQAYKIKAFGGELIDSNSRANFANQQALQGLQVVVDQYQKEHSSVQKSDVGTNSGTEMFGQGKAAMVIEGNWAIPFLKETFPNLGFATAEIPKVNKKLGTMIFTVAYVMNKQSQHKPEAWELISYLTGKQGMQKWTGTGFALPTRQSVAANLGYEQDPLRSSLVAGVNYGTPWQVGKFPAAITNNFDNQFISAMLGEQTLMQAMEKAQNQANQLIKTLD, encoded by the coding sequence ATGAGAAAAAGCCTATTAAACTTCATTGGATTGGTAGTTGCGATCGCACTCAGCATCATAGGCTGTAATTATCTGCCACTATCAACTAAATCACCAACAGTCAATATTACAACTATCAAGCTTAGTGGTTGGAGTGCTTCTCCTGCCGAACAACGATTGCTTAAAAGCGTATTGCGCGATTTTGAAGTCCAGCACCCAAGTATAAAAGTAAAATATGAGGTCATTGCCGACCAATATATGGACGTGATCAAAACACGTCTTGTTGGTGAAGCTGCTCCCGATGTATTTTATTTGGATGCATTGGAAGCACCTTTTTTGATGAGTCAAGACGTTATCGAACCCCTCGATACTTACATCAAGCCCGAATTTGACTTACCTGATTTTCAAGAAGCCCTGCTTAACACTTTCAAATACAAAAATAGCATCTACGGCTTACCCAAAGATTATTCGACTTTGGCACTTTTTTACAACAAACAAGCCTTTGCAAATGCAGGTCTAGAAAATCCTCCCACAACTTGGGAAGAATTGCGTGCTGATGCCAAAAAACTCACAAAAGACACAAATAATGACGGTAGAATTGACCAATATGGTTTTGGCGAAACACCTGAATTAGCAAGACAAGCTTATAAAATCAAAGCCTTTGGTGGAGAATTAATTGACAGTAATAGTCGCGCTAATTTTGCAAATCAACAAGCATTACAAGGGTTACAGGTTGTTGTAGATCAGTATCAGAAAGAACATTCATCGGTACAGAAATCTGATGTAGGCACCAACTCAGGAACTGAAATGTTTGGTCAAGGTAAAGCTGCAATGGTCATTGAAGGTAATTGGGCAATCCCTTTTCTCAAGGAAACATTTCCCAACTTAGGTTTTGCCACCGCAGAAATACCGAAGGTAAATAAAAAATTAGGCACAATGATATTCACTGTCGCCTATGTGATGAACAAACAAAGCCAGCATAAACCCGAAGCATGGGAATTAATTTCCTACCTCACCGGGAAACAAGGAATGCAGAAGTGGACGGGAACTGGCTTTGCTTTACCAACTCGTCAATCTGTAGCTGCAAATTTAGGTTATGAACAAGACCCCTTGAGATCATCTTTAGTAGCAGGTGTAAATTATGGTACACCTTGGCAAGTGGGGAAGTTTCCCGCAGCAATTACGAATAATTTTGACAACCAATTTATTAGTGCCATGTTGGGAGAACAGACGTTGATGCAAGCAATGGAAAAGGCGCAAAATCAAGCAAATCAATTGATTAAGACACTTGATTAG
- a CDS encoding type II toxin-antitoxin system VapC family toxin gives MDNLLDTDTCIYWLNGREVVRNKLLSIGLNNVSICSISVAELYYGAYNSSRVEENLIRAERFIQNMTVIPLNNDSLKLFGELKAELRKLGQPVADFDLLIASVAITERLVLVTNNTRHYERIPNIQLENWTLID, from the coding sequence ATGGATAATTTACTCGATACTGACACTTGCATCTACTGGCTTAATGGTCGTGAGGTTGTTAGAAATAAACTGTTATCTATCGGCTTGAATAACGTCTCAATTTGTTCTATTTCTGTTGCCGAATTATATTACGGTGCTTACAATTCTAGTAGAGTTGAAGAAAATTTGATCCGTGCTGAAAGATTTATACAAAACATGACTGTTATCCCTTTAAATAATGATTCATTGAAATTATTTGGAGAATTAAAAGCCGAACTTCGTAAACTTGGACAACCAGTTGCAGATTTCGATTTACTAATTGCCAGTGTAGCGATTACAGAAAGACTAGTCTTAGTAACAAATAATACTCGGCATTATGAGCGTATTCCTAATATCCAATTAGAAAATTGGACGCTGATTGACTAA
- a CDS encoding carbohydrate ABC transporter permease encodes MIEARRRRRNTKLYLTENIAGYGFMTPTILVLGTFIVLPIIYAVFLSLHKVQLLGGIKYEFIGFRNFNNLVEDDRVWIALRNTIEYVTIVVPSQTILALILAVTLNSGIRGKNWWRILYFLPTVTSSAVLTLIFMWIYNSNGLLNNFLAFLRLPTYNWLGDPSVALKGIMIMNIWSTAPFFMVIYLAALQDIPRSLYEAAELDGANPWQQIIHITIPMLRPVTFFVLAMGIIGTFQLFDQSYIFSNGNGGPNNATLTVVLLIYQAVFRNLQMGYGSAIAFLLASVIIVVTLIQRRLFGEKI; translated from the coding sequence GTGATTGAAGCAAGAAGACGAAGAAGAAACACCAAGTTATATCTGACTGAAAATATAGCTGGATATGGGTTTATGACTCCAACTATTTTGGTGTTGGGGACATTTATTGTATTACCTATTATTTATGCGGTATTTTTGTCACTGCATAAAGTCCAGCTACTTGGTGGAATTAAATACGAATTTATTGGGTTTCGCAATTTTAACAACTTAGTGGAAGACGATCGCGTTTGGATTGCGTTACGAAATACAATCGAATATGTGACGATTGTAGTCCCATCGCAAACGATTTTGGCTTTGATTTTAGCTGTCACCTTGAACTCTGGGATTCGCGGGAAAAATTGGTGGAGAATTCTCTATTTTTTGCCAACTGTCACCTCATCAGCAGTATTAACGCTGATTTTCATGTGGATATATAACAGTAATGGTTTATTAAATAATTTTCTTGCCTTTTTAAGATTACCTACCTACAACTGGTTAGGCGACCCTAGCGTAGCACTCAAAGGGATTATGATCATGAATATCTGGTCAACCGCGCCATTTTTCATGGTAATTTATTTAGCAGCCTTGCAAGATATTCCGCGATCGCTTTACGAAGCGGCTGAACTAGATGGAGCAAATCCTTGGCAGCAAATTATACACATTACGATTCCCATGTTACGTCCAGTGACATTTTTTGTGTTAGCAATGGGGATTATTGGTACATTCCAGTTATTTGACCAATCTTACATTTTTTCCAACGGCAATGGTGGTCCCAATAATGCCACCCTCACAGTAGTATTACTCATATATCAAGCAGTCTTTCGCAACTTACAGATGGGATATGGATCTGCGATCGCATTTCTACTTGCAAGCGTTATTATCGTCGTAACCCTGATTCAACGCCGCTTATTTGGTGAAAAAATATAA
- a CDS encoding Uma2 family endonuclease — protein MLLELSRLEVPPGQRVLLRNVSWDEFEIILEELGEKRAARVAYNRGMLEIMTPLPEHERSKENIGDLIKILFEEFDIDFSPLGSTTFKNQLMLQGVEPDNCFYIQNEALIRAKTRIDLTIDPPPDLALEVDVTSRTNREIYQRLGVPELWRFERDKLQINILINSLYVETEFSPYFPNIPLTQVIPQHLYKLKTESKNKTMREFRSWVKEQII, from the coding sequence ATGCTACTAGAATTAAGTCGTTTAGAAGTGCCACCAGGACAAAGAGTTTTATTAAGAAATGTTAGCTGGGATGAATTTGAAATAATTCTGGAAGAATTGGGAGAAAAGCGTGCTGCAAGAGTCGCTTACAATAGAGGGATGCTGGAAATTATGACACCACTACCCGAACACGAACGCAGTAAAGAAAATATTGGCGATTTAATCAAAATACTATTTGAAGAATTTGATATAGATTTTTCACCTTTGGGTTCAACTACTTTTAAAAATCAGTTAATGTTGCAAGGAGTTGAGCCAGATAATTGCTTTTATATTCAGAATGAGGCATTAATTCGTGCTAAAACTAGAATTGATTTGACCATAGATCCACCACCAGATTTAGCACTAGAAGTCGATGTTACTTCTCGGACTAATAGAGAAATTTATCAAAGATTAGGAGTACCAGAATTGTGGAGATTTGAGCGGGACAAATTACAAATAAATATTTTGATAAATAGTTTATATGTTGAAACAGAATTTAGCCCATATTTTCCAAATATTCCACTTACTCAAGTAATTCCTCAACATCTCTACAAGTTAAAAACTGAATCAAAAAATAAAACAATGCGAGAATTTAGATCTTGGGTAAAAGAGCAAATTATTTAA
- a CDS encoding carbohydrate ABC transporter permease, with protein sequence MSRTFPIWKILLYTLLTLYAVITLIPFLWALSASFKSLAEISNGDSNFFPKNFTLDNYKQIFFQEPLFLRWLFNSVIIAVAVTALNLLFNTMAGYALARLSFAGKHFWFLLILTILAIPAQITLIPTFLILKTLGWLNSYQGMIVPSMVNATFIFMMRQFFINFPKELEEAAALDGLTQFGIFQRIVLPLAKPALAAQAVFVFMGSWNNFLLPVVILFDPEMFTLPLGLNTFKGQYISFWNYIMAASMIFTIPALVIYAFFNRYFIQSVTFTGGKG encoded by the coding sequence ATGTCTCGTACATTCCCAATCTGGAAAATACTCCTATACACACTGCTAACTCTATATGCAGTTATTACCCTTATTCCTTTTCTTTGGGCACTTTCAGCATCATTTAAATCTCTTGCAGAAATTTCTAACGGAGATTCTAATTTCTTCCCCAAAAACTTTACTCTCGATAATTACAAACAAATATTTTTCCAGGAACCATTATTTTTACGCTGGCTATTTAATAGCGTAATTATTGCCGTTGCTGTCACAGCCTTAAACCTCTTATTTAACACAATGGCAGGTTACGCACTAGCAAGACTCAGTTTTGCAGGTAAACACTTTTGGTTTTTACTTATTCTGACTATTTTAGCAATACCCGCGCAAATTACACTAATTCCTACATTCCTTATTTTAAAGACTTTAGGCTGGTTAAATTCCTATCAAGGAATGATTGTTCCGAGCATGGTAAATGCCACATTTATATTTATGATGCGGCAATTTTTTATCAATTTTCCCAAAGAATTAGAGGAAGCAGCAGCTTTAGATGGATTGACACAATTTGGTATTTTTCAACGCATAGTTTTACCATTAGCAAAACCAGCATTAGCTGCACAAGCAGTATTTGTATTTATGGGTAGTTGGAATAACTTTTTATTACCTGTTGTAATTTTATTTGACCCCGAAATGTTTACTTTGCCGTTGGGTTTAAATACTTTCAAAGGTCAATATATCAGCTTTTGGAATTACATCATGGCAGCTTCGATGATATTTACCATCCCCGCTTTGGTTATTTATGCATTCTTTAATCGTTATTTTATTCAAAGCGTAACATTTACTGGCGGAAAAGGATGA
- a CDS encoding Asp-tRNA(Asn)/Glu-tRNA(Gln) amidotransferase GatCAB subunit A, translating into MNLDRTDAVAIASAVQTGKIAASQVIQRTLHQIQIGNKQLNCFTAITTESAFLDAERIDREIAAGKKPGVLAGVPFAVKNLFDIQGLTTLAGAKINSENPPATQDATAITKLKEAGAVLVGALNMDEYAYGFVTENSHYGTTHNPHDITRIAGGSSGGSAAAVAAGLVPISLGSDTNGSIRVPAALCGIYGLKPTYGRLSRGGVKLFSASFDHIGGFSTSIRDIAVIFDVLQGVDSRDPICSQLPPVKTQHVASLNNIDGIKIAIASEYFSQKCEPEALAAVQKVADALGVKKYVSIPESHRARAAAFIITAVEGANLHFHNLKHRPQDFDPATRDRFLAGTLIPSQWYIQAQRFRRWYQNEVREIFQHVDVIIAPTTPIAAPLIGQETMLLDGEEILVRPYLGQFTQPLSFIGLPVLSVPIKRTNALPLGVQIIAAPHHEAKILQVAGLLEKMGVISATVVGN; encoded by the coding sequence ATGAATTTAGATAGAACTGACGCTGTTGCGATCGCATCAGCAGTACAAACGGGTAAAATAGCGGCATCGCAAGTTATTCAAAGAACTTTACACCAGATTCAAATAGGAAACAAACAATTAAACTGCTTTACTGCTATCACTACCGAAAGCGCTTTCCTTGATGCCGAAAGAATAGATAGGGAAATTGCAGCAGGGAAAAAACCTGGAGTTCTTGCAGGTGTCCCCTTTGCTGTGAAAAACCTCTTTGATATCCAAGGTTTAACAACCCTCGCAGGTGCCAAAATTAATTCCGAGAATCCCCCAGCAACCCAAGATGCAACTGCTATCACCAAGTTAAAGGAAGCAGGTGCAGTGTTGGTGGGTGCGTTGAATATGGATGAATACGCTTATGGGTTTGTAACGGAAAACTCCCACTACGGAACAACTCACAACCCCCATGATATCACCCGCATTGCAGGAGGTTCATCGGGAGGTTCCGCTGCTGCTGTTGCTGCTGGGTTAGTACCAATTTCTTTGGGTTCAGATACCAATGGTTCAATCAGAGTTCCTGCTGCATTGTGTGGTATCTACGGTTTGAAACCCACATACGGGAGATTATCCCGTGGTGGTGTAAAGTTATTTTCAGCCAGTTTTGACCATATTGGAGGTTTTTCAACCTCAATTCGAGATATAGCAGTGATTTTTGATGTTTTACAAGGTGTAGATAGTCGAGATCCTATTTGTAGTCAACTTCCACCTGTGAAAACTCAACATGTGGCATCATTGAATAATATAGATGGAATTAAAATAGCGATCGCATCTGAGTATTTTTCCCAGAAATGTGAACCGGAAGCACTAGCAGCAGTGCAAAAAGTTGCAGATGCATTGGGGGTGAAGAAGTATGTTAGCATCCCCGAATCACACCGCGCTAGGGCAGCAGCTTTTATTATTACCGCTGTGGAAGGTGCAAATTTACACTTTCACAATTTAAAACACCGTCCCCAAGATTTTGATCCCGCCACTAGAGATAGATTCCTCGCAGGTACTTTAATTCCTAGTCAATGGTATATCCAAGCTCAAAGATTTAGAAGATGGTACCAAAACGAAGTGAGGGAAATCTTTCAACATGTAGATGTAATTATCGCACCAACTACACCCATCGCTGCACCGTTAATTGGTCAAGAAACGATGCTTTTAGATGGGGAAGAAATTTTAGTACGTCCATATTTAGGACAATTTACACAACCTTTATCATTTATTGGTTTACCAGTTTTATCAGTACCAATTAAAAGAACAAATGCTTTACCTTTAGGTGTGCAAATTATCGCAGCACCTCATCATGAAGCGAAGATTTTACAAGTTGCCGGATTATTGGAAAAAATGGGTGTAATTTCCGCAACTGTGGTTGGTAATTAG
- a CDS encoding DUF4089 domain-containing protein produces MENKGNLQHFVENMAVLIGLNLRDEYKDGVIANFQRIQNIAQIVNEFELPEEIEISPTFQP; encoded by the coding sequence ATGGAGAATAAAGGAAACTTACAGCATTTTGTGGAAAATATGGCTGTTTTAATTGGGTTGAATCTACGTGATGAATATAAGGATGGTGTTATTGCCAACTTTCAACGCATCCAAAATATTGCTCAAATTGTAAATGAGTTTGAATTACCAGAAGAAATTGAGATTTCACCAACTTTTCAGCCGTAG
- a CDS encoding cryptochrome/photolyase family protein, giving the protein MATGIWVLGNQLSQQQAAIQSCSHQENTPVIFIESLQHIQKRPYHKQKLVLIWSAMRHFAEELRQQGYAVTYEVSHDFITPLKAWVKANNISEIRIMEPPDRGFLDIIAELPCKVTVIANNHFLWQKTEFQEWAKGRKSLLMEYFYREGRQKFNILMEGKKPIGGEWNYDKENRQPPKGKLNPPPPKHFEADDITLEVIEVVNNLEIPTYGSLTSFNWGVNRTQALEVLEYFICTNLTEFGTYQDAMVTGEETMWHSLISPYLNIGLLHPLEVIQAAETAYQQEKIPLNSVEGFIRQILGWREYMHGLYHYVEASYFQENYFEHTHPLPEFFWTGETNMNCLHQTFKQIHNTGYAHHIQRLMILSNFSLIAGFSPQEVENWFHGAFIDGYDWVMQTNVIGMGLFADGGILASKPYASSANYINKMSDYCKNCAYNHKEKIGEKACPFNFFYWNFLHRHRNKLMKQGRMSFILKNLDKMSAEELESIQQQVDNWYH; this is encoded by the coding sequence ATGGCAACCGGAATATGGGTACTAGGAAATCAACTTTCACAACAACAAGCAGCAATCCAAAGTTGTAGTCACCAAGAAAATACCCCCGTCATCTTCATTGAATCCCTTCAACACATCCAAAAGCGACCTTACCACAAGCAAAAACTCGTGTTAATCTGGTCAGCAATGCGTCATTTTGCTGAGGAACTCCGTCAACAGGGGTATGCAGTTACCTATGAAGTCAGTCACGACTTTATTACACCTCTCAAAGCATGGGTAAAAGCAAACAACATCAGCGAAATTCGCATCATGGAACCCCCAGACAGGGGATTTTTGGACATCATTGCAGAATTACCCTGTAAAGTAACCGTGATTGCCAACAATCATTTCCTTTGGCAAAAAACAGAATTTCAAGAATGGGCAAAAGGGAGAAAAAGCCTGTTGATGGAATATTTTTACCGGGAAGGAAGACAGAAGTTTAATATCTTGATGGAGGGGAAAAAACCAATAGGAGGAGAATGGAACTACGACAAAGAAAATCGTCAACCACCCAAAGGTAAATTAAATCCACCTCCACCAAAACACTTTGAGGCAGATGACATTACTTTGGAAGTTATAGAAGTAGTAAATAACTTAGAAATACCAACCTACGGTTCCCTCACATCCTTTAATTGGGGAGTCAACCGAACCCAAGCACTAGAAGTATTAGAGTATTTTATTTGTACCAATTTAACTGAGTTTGGCACATATCAAGATGCAATGGTTACAGGAGAAGAAACCATGTGGCATTCTTTGATATCTCCATATTTAAATATTGGTTTATTACATCCATTGGAAGTTATTCAAGCTGCCGAAACAGCCTACCAACAGGAAAAAATCCCCCTAAATAGCGTCGAAGGATTTATTCGTCAAATATTAGGATGGAGAGAATATATGCATGGCTTATATCATTATGTAGAAGCATCATACTTCCAAGAAAACTATTTTGAACACACCCACCCATTACCAGAATTTTTCTGGACAGGTGAAACAAATATGAATTGCCTACATCAGACATTTAAGCAAATTCATAACACAGGATATGCACATCATATCCAAAGATTGATGATTTTAAGTAACTTTTCATTGATAGCGGGGTTTTCACCTCAAGAAGTAGAAAACTGGTTTCATGGGGCATTTATAGATGGATATGACTGGGTAATGCAAACCAACGTAATTGGGATGGGACTGTTTGCCGATGGCGGAATTTTAGCATCAAAACCCTACGCATCCTCAGCCAATTACATCAATAAAATGAGCGATTACTGTAAAAATTGTGCATACAACCATAAAGAAAAAATTGGCGAAAAAGCCTGTCCATTTAACTTCTTTTACTGGAACTTTCTCCACCGTCACCGCAATAAGTTAATGAAGCAAGGAAGAATGAGCTTTATTTTAAAAAACCTAGATAAAATGTCAGCAGAGGAATTGGAAAGTATTCAACAACAAGTAGATAATTGGTATCATTGA
- a CDS encoding tyrosine-type recombinase/integrase: MSITFARLVSIFLDKRELNKTTYNSYISTLMPLLQQYGKHSPQSINRDTIIKYLQNIPNISNSTRNRHQAVIQAVFNFGVEQGYLDYNPISRLKRCKVVKTQESEITAEQMTQLCQFVEKDLRMSALIRLIYSTKLKIGEILALNLVDVDLENQRILVRKQDWNHYDVETATYLRNYITFSRHPQSHALFTAKHPSTAKVTRLTYRRVHRCWVDITSQSSLLVGLHLTSLW; encoded by the coding sequence TTGTCAATTACATTCGCTAGGTTAGTGTCGATTTTTTTAGATAAAAGAGAACTAAATAAAACTACATACAACTCCTATATATCTACCTTAATGCCACTTCTGCAACAGTATGGGAAACACTCACCACAAAGCATTAATCGGGACACAATTATTAAATATCTCCAAAACATCCCAAATATCTCCAACAGTACCCGTAATCGTCACCAAGCCGTGATTCAAGCCGTTTTTAACTTTGGAGTAGAGCAGGGATATCTAGATTACAACCCAATTTCCCGGTTGAAAAGATGCAAAGTTGTGAAAACACAAGAAAGTGAAATTACAGCAGAACAAATGACTCAGCTATGTCAATTTGTAGAGAAAGACTTGAGAATGTCAGCATTAATTAGATTGATTTACAGCACCAAGCTGAAAATAGGAGAAATCTTAGCGCTAAACCTAGTAGATGTAGATTTGGAGAATCAAAGAATTTTAGTTAGGAAACAGGATTGGAATCACTATGACGTAGAAACAGCAACCTATTTGCGGAACTACATCACATTTTCCCGTCACCCTCAAAGTCACGCACTGTTTACCGCAAAGCACCCATCCACAGCTAAAGTAACTCGGTTAACTTATCGTCGCGTTCATCGCTGCTGGGTAGATATAACATCCCAAAGTAGTTTGTTGGTAGGATTGCATTTAACTTCCCTATGGTGA
- a CDS encoding double zinc ribbon domain-containing protein, with protein sequence MKDPKLPLPGETLGTYIHRLRTELKMSQQQLAKAMGIHIQSVGKIERGQTSRLNTKTKSVCAIALSIPVGYLDAVVRGEVVSIPEKQQFCPKCWTPGSEPDAVWLIHRAKYCLLCGTKLRSFCRSCGEPLASFKHKFCPNCGTGYQE encoded by the coding sequence ATGAAAGACCCTAAACTACCCCTACCTGGGGAAACCCTGGGAACATACATCCACCGACTCCGCACTGAATTAAAAATGAGTCAGCAACAATTAGCGAAGGCGATGGGTATACATATTCAAAGTGTTGGTAAAATTGAACGAGGACAAACATCACGCTTGAATACTAAGACTAAATCCGTTTGTGCGATCGCGCTTTCAATTCCGGTAGGATATTTGGATGCGGTGGTGCGGGGTGAGGTGGTATCTATTCCCGAAAAACAGCAGTTTTGTCCCAAATGTTGGACTCCAGGAAGTGAACCGGATGCAGTTTGGTTAATTCATCGGGCAAAATATTGTTTGTTATGTGGGACTAAGTTACGTTCTTTTTGTCGCAGTTGCGGTGAACCTTTAGCATCTTTTAAACACAAATTTTGTCCCAACTGTGGAACTGGTTATCAGGAGTGA
- a CDS encoding DUF3082 domain-containing protein, producing MTSPQEQPTSSPLRCFTGSLISGGMGYALYNVMVSIATKFANQPIHSDNEIVVRITVAVRTLIVGVFGMGMGIFGLVALGLFALGIQLGIEKFTNKESSES from the coding sequence ATGACATCACCCCAAGAACAACCAACCTCATCTCCCCTACGTTGCTTCACAGGTTCATTAATTTCCGGAGGCATGGGATATGCACTATATAACGTTATGGTATCTATAGCAACTAAATTTGCCAATCAACCGATTCACTCAGATAACGAGATAGTAGTCAGGATTACCGTTGCAGTGAGGACATTAATTGTTGGGGTATTTGGGATGGGAATGGGGATATTTGGATTAGTTGCGTTAGGATTATTTGCTTTGGGGATACAACTGGGCATTGAGAAGTTCACAAATAAAGAATCTTCAGAAAGTTAG
- the ispE gene encoding 4-(cytidine 5'-diphospho)-2-C-methyl-D-erythritol kinase, giving the protein MRLTAPAKINLYLEIIGSRTDGFHELAMVMQSIELADEVDIILSGDKRIQVSCQNSQVPSDNSNLAYRAAELMGKKFPDAFTKYGGFEIQITKNIPIAAGLAGGSTNAAAVFVAVDLLWNLGLTQGELQEISAEIGSDIPFCISGGSAIATGRGEQISPIPSLEGIYIVLGKYKSLEVSTPWAYKTYRTQFGHTYSQDIDSLAVHSGNMVKAISKKDVKDICQELHNDLEKVVLPEYPLVRELRETFHNAGVLGTMMSGSGPSVFGICESQQQAKEVEEYIRGKIPNMDLELFVTKMVSHGIQVTSHA; this is encoded by the coding sequence ATGCGACTAACAGCACCTGCTAAAATCAACCTATATCTAGAAATCATCGGCAGCAGAACAGATGGATTTCACGAATTAGCAATGGTGATGCAGAGTATCGAACTTGCAGATGAAGTTGATATTATTTTGAGCGGGGATAAAAGGATTCAAGTTAGTTGCCAAAATTCCCAAGTACCAAGCGACAACAGTAATTTGGCATATCGTGCAGCCGAATTGATGGGGAAAAAATTTCCTGATGCATTCACAAAATACGGGGGATTTGAGATTCAAATTACCAAAAATATCCCCATCGCCGCCGGATTAGCAGGAGGTTCCACAAATGCCGCAGCCGTATTTGTTGCCGTAGACTTATTATGGAACCTGGGACTTACCCAGGGAGAACTTCAAGAAATATCAGCAGAAATAGGTTCCGATATTCCATTTTGTATCTCAGGCGGGAGTGCGATCGCAACCGGGAGAGGAGAACAAATTTCACCCATCCCCAGCTTGGAAGGTATATATATAGTATTGGGGAAATATAAAAGCCTCGAAGTTTCCACACCCTGGGCATATAAAACTTACCGTACTCAATTTGGGCATACATATTCCCAGGATATAGATAGTCTAGCAGTTCACTCCGGAAACATGGTAAAAGCTATCTCCAAGAAAGATGTGAAAGATATTTGCCAGGAATTACACAACGACTTAGAAAAAGTTGTACTTCCAGAATATCCCCTAGTTAGGGAACTTAGAGAAACATTTCACAATGCAGGGGTATTAGGAACTATGATGTCAGGTTCTGGTCCCAGTGTTTTTGGAATTTGTGAAAGTCAACAGCAAGCGAAGGAAGTTGAGGAATATATAAGGGGGAAGATTCCTAATATGGATTTAGAGTTATTTGTGACGAAGATGGTTTCCCATGGAATTCAAGTTACTTCACATGCTTGA
- the rsmA gene encoding 16S rRNA (adenine(1518)-N(6)/adenine(1519)-N(6))-dimethyltransferase RsmA, translated as MEQREKEVKTRRALAQHWLKSEKALDAIARAAECTECDRVLEIGPGTGILTRRLLPLVGALVAVEIDSNLCKLLVKGLGEKDNFLLLQSDFLEVELATLLAGFPKFQKPNKVVANIPYNITGPIIEKLLGRISNPNPEPYESIVLLIQKEVAERLVSKPGNRACGALTIRVQYLAECEYICTVPAKAFHPAPKVDSAVVKLTPRKLEKVADDPKWLETLVKLGFAAKRKMLRNNLQSVVERDRMNEIMEQLGMNPQDRAEDLSVQQWVKLSNHLSIPSTEVVPCD; from the coding sequence ATGGAACAAAGAGAAAAAGAGGTAAAAACGCGCAGGGCACTTGCTCAACATTGGCTCAAGAGTGAGAAGGCATTGGATGCGATCGCACGGGCAGCAGAATGCACAGAATGCGATCGCGTTTTGGAAATAGGACCAGGAACAGGTATCCTCACACGGCGGTTACTACCTTTGGTGGGGGCATTGGTAGCGGTGGAAATTGATAGTAATTTGTGCAAATTATTAGTTAAAGGATTGGGGGAAAAAGATAACTTTTTATTACTTCAAAGCGACTTTTTAGAAGTAGAATTAGCAACACTATTAGCTGGGTTTCCCAAGTTTCAAAAACCCAACAAAGTAGTGGCGAATATTCCCTACAATATTACTGGACCAATTATTGAGAAACTCTTAGGAAGAATTAGCAATCCAAATCCAGAACCCTATGAATCTATCGTCTTATTAATTCAGAAAGAAGTCGCCGAGAGGTTAGTATCGAAGCCAGGAAATAGAGCATGTGGAGCATTAACAATTCGTGTACAATATTTAGCAGAATGTGAGTATATCTGCACAGTCCCCGCCAAAGCATTTCACCCAGCACCCAAAGTTGACTCCGCAGTCGTCAAATTAACACCCAGGAAATTGGAGAAAGTCGCAGACGACCCTAAATGGTTAGAAACTCTGGTAAAATTGGGATTCGCCGCCAAAAGGAAAATGTTACGAAATAATTTGCAATCTGTGGTGGAACGCGATCGCATGAATGAAATTATGGAACAATTAGGGATGAATCCCCAAGACCGCGCCGAAGACCTCAGTGTGCAACAATGGGTAAAATTGAGCAACCATCTTTCAATTCCCTCAACAGAAGTAGTTCCATGCGACTAA